The Henckelia pumila isolate YLH828 chromosome 2, ASM3356847v2, whole genome shotgun sequence genome includes a window with the following:
- the LOC140883796 gene encoding E3 ubiquitin-protein ligase APD2-like isoform X1: MEHQVQRFIREDCFGDATGSASGSEVQEEGENFEESTPLPFPQRNLEYSGNSHHGDRLTATENEGSPATQSDAWSCVIVVLTFCLFGSMTLLFGVYASENVLLGPYSSILINPNHLFVDSIKVVELKTGKGLTLYGFYKIPPLDVMITWSENHTTILPSRTHKEWNFFLNKGSQINISYSMNSLSSSSVVLVIAEGNEGLDVWLQNPLYPNTTLSWNIIRGNGSVQKKVSKSSSYYIAVGNLNSEVEKVRLQIQIQAFLYNTTEAGYQCMLEEGQCSFKLYVPSDSAALLTAPGRKPGMANDAWYVKISYGPRWLTYVFGLGGVTVLVLLISQTSNHCKSMDQENRREPVGNRGLERSPLLSQKDDDLSSWGSSYVSGSEDDKSLEDARDGKHVKDTEDNSLRRLCAICFDAPRDCFFLPCAHCVACFGCATRIAEASGTCPICRRCIKKVRKIYTA, from the exons ATGGAGCACCAAGTGCAGAGATTCATAAGGGAAGACTGTTTTGGTGACGCTACTGGATCGGCTTCTGGTTCGGAGGTGCAAGAAGAGGGGGAGAATTTCGAAGAGTCGACGCCGCTGCCGTTTCCTCAAAGGAATCTTGAATATTCCGGCAACTCTCACCACGGAGATCGCTTGACTGCGACAGAAAATGAGGGTTCCCCGGCTACGCAGAGCGATGCTTGGTCCTGCGTCATTGTCGTGCTCACTTTCTGTTTGTTTG GCTCCATGACACTGCTATTTGGGGTGTATGCATCTGAAAATGTACTGCTCGGACCATATTCATCCATATTGATCAATCCCAACCATTTATTTGTGGACTCTATAAAG GTGGTGGAACTCAAAACAGGGAAGGGGCTGACGTTGTATGGATTTTATAAAATTCCTCCTCTTGATGTCATGATCACATGGTCAGAAAACCACACAACCATTCTCCCTTCCAGAACCCACAAG GAATGGAATTTCTTTTTGAATAAAGGGTCTCagataaacatatcctattccATGAACTCCCTAAGTTCATCCTCTGTCGTCCTGGTAATTGCTGAAG GAAATGAAGGTCTGGATGTGTGGCTTCAGAATCCATTGTATCCAAATACAACCTTATCTTGGAATATCATACGCG GAAATGGCTCAGTTCAGAAAAAGGTGTCCAAATCTTCTTCTTACTACATTGCTGTGGGTAACTTGAATTCTGAAGTAGAAAAG GTGCGGCTTCAGATCCAAATACAGGCTTTTCTCTACAATACAACAGAAGCAGGTTACCAGTGTATGCTTGAGGAGGGCCAATGTAGTTTCAAACTGTATGTCCCAAGTGACAGTGCTGCTCTTCTCACCGCTCCTGGTCGAAAACCT GGCATGGCTAATGATGCCTGGTATGTTAAAATCTCATATGGACCTCGATGGTTAACATATGTTTTTGGCCTAG GTGGAGTGACTGTTCTTGTGCTACTCATCAGTCAAACCTCGAACCATTGCAAGAGCATGGATCAGGAAAACAGAAGAGAACCAGTGGGCAACAGGGGACTTGAGAGAAGCCCTTTGCTCTCACAGAAAGATGATGATCTTTCGAGTTGGGGTTCCTCGTACGTGTCTGGCTCAGAGGACGACAAGTCTCTTGAAGATGCACGGGATGGGAAGCATGTTAAAGATACCGAGGACAACAGCTTGCGGCGTCTCTGTGCAATATGCTTTGATGCTCCCAGGGACTGTTTCTTCCTTCCATGTGCACATTGTGTCGCTTGCTTTGGATGTGCCACAAG GATAGCTGAGGCTTCTGGAACCTGCCCTATTTGTCGTAGATGCATAAAAAAGGTAAGAAAGATATACACAGCTTGA
- the LOC140883796 gene encoding E3 ubiquitin-protein ligase APD2-like isoform X2: MGCSSVPFLFSGSMTLLFGVYASENVLLGPYSSILINPNHLFVDSIKVVELKTGKGLTLYGFYKIPPLDVMITWSENHTTILPSRTHKEWNFFLNKGSQINISYSMNSLSSSSVVLVIAEGNEGLDVWLQNPLYPNTTLSWNIIRGNGSVQKKVSKSSSYYIAVGNLNSEVEKVRLQIQIQAFLYNTTEAGYQCMLEEGQCSFKLYVPSDSAALLTAPGRKPGMANDAWYVKISYGPRWLTYVFGLGGVTVLVLLISQTSNHCKSMDQENRREPVGNRGLERSPLLSQKDDDLSSWGSSYVSGSEDDKSLEDARDGKHVKDTEDNSLRRLCAICFDAPRDCFFLPCAHCVACFGCATRIAEASGTCPICRRCIKKVRKIYTA, translated from the exons ATGGGGTGCTCGTCTGTTCCGTTTCTGTTCTCAGGCTCCATGACACTGCTATTTGGGGTGTATGCATCTGAAAATGTACTGCTCGGACCATATTCATCCATATTGATCAATCCCAACCATTTATTTGTGGACTCTATAAAG GTGGTGGAACTCAAAACAGGGAAGGGGCTGACGTTGTATGGATTTTATAAAATTCCTCCTCTTGATGTCATGATCACATGGTCAGAAAACCACACAACCATTCTCCCTTCCAGAACCCACAAG GAATGGAATTTCTTTTTGAATAAAGGGTCTCagataaacatatcctattccATGAACTCCCTAAGTTCATCCTCTGTCGTCCTGGTAATTGCTGAAG GAAATGAAGGTCTGGATGTGTGGCTTCAGAATCCATTGTATCCAAATACAACCTTATCTTGGAATATCATACGCG GAAATGGCTCAGTTCAGAAAAAGGTGTCCAAATCTTCTTCTTACTACATTGCTGTGGGTAACTTGAATTCTGAAGTAGAAAAG GTGCGGCTTCAGATCCAAATACAGGCTTTTCTCTACAATACAACAGAAGCAGGTTACCAGTGTATGCTTGAGGAGGGCCAATGTAGTTTCAAACTGTATGTCCCAAGTGACAGTGCTGCTCTTCTCACCGCTCCTGGTCGAAAACCT GGCATGGCTAATGATGCCTGGTATGTTAAAATCTCATATGGACCTCGATGGTTAACATATGTTTTTGGCCTAG GTGGAGTGACTGTTCTTGTGCTACTCATCAGTCAAACCTCGAACCATTGCAAGAGCATGGATCAGGAAAACAGAAGAGAACCAGTGGGCAACAGGGGACTTGAGAGAAGCCCTTTGCTCTCACAGAAAGATGATGATCTTTCGAGTTGGGGTTCCTCGTACGTGTCTGGCTCAGAGGACGACAAGTCTCTTGAAGATGCACGGGATGGGAAGCATGTTAAAGATACCGAGGACAACAGCTTGCGGCGTCTCTGTGCAATATGCTTTGATGCTCCCAGGGACTGTTTCTTCCTTCCATGTGCACATTGTGTCGCTTGCTTTGGATGTGCCACAAG GATAGCTGAGGCTTCTGGAACCTGCCCTATTTGTCGTAGATGCATAAAAAAGGTAAGAAAGATATACACAGCTTGA